In Quercus robur chromosome 11, dhQueRobu3.1, whole genome shotgun sequence, the following proteins share a genomic window:
- the LOC126704669 gene encoding uncharacterized protein LOC126704669, producing the protein MAEETSQPKFKRMYVRFNAQKVGFLGGCMPFIGLDGCHIKHRFGGEILSATAKDANDNIFPVAMAVVEQETRESWIWFLEIFADDIGRPEELQLVFISDRQKGLIPAIETLFPTVEHRYCVKHIYNNFKVDHKGLELKDALWRCAAATTVREFERCMQYIRDLDEKFRDKPILAMLEWIRVRLMTRLYTKREGIQKYAGKLCPSIQDRLEKLKVQSKAFSATPAGSFLYEVGTIYTNIETTEDYTHPCYFKETYMETYKEVLPPMPGQSKWAETGQPAPLAPHIYKPPGRPPKQRKRASDELRNPYKASRLNRPVRYGKCKKEGHNSRGCKAGITGETP; encoded by the exons ATGGCTGAGGAGACTTCCCAGCCAAAATTTAAGAGGATGTATGTTAGGTTCAATGCTCAGAAGGTAGGATTTTTAGGTGGATGCATGCCATTTATAGGTTTAGATGGTTGTCACATAAAGCACAGATTTGGTGGGGAAATCTTATCTGCCACTGCCAAGGATGCAAATGACAACATTTTTCCAGTAGCCATGGCTGTTGTGGAACAAGAAACTAGGGAGTcttggatatggtttttggaaatttttgctgatgatatagggaggccagaGGAGCTTCAGTTGGTCTTCATTTCTGATAGGCAAAAG GGGCTTATTCCTGCAATAGAGACACTATTCCCTACCGTGGAGCATAGATACTGTGTGAAACACatttacaacaatttcaaagttGATCACAAGGGATTGGAGCTGAAGGATGCATTGTGGAGGTGTGCTGCTGCCACAACAGTAAGGGAGTTTGAGAGATGCATGCAGTACATAagggatttggatgaaaag TTTAGGGACAAGCCTATCTTGGCAATGTTGGAGTGGATTAGGGTTAGACTTATGACTAGGCTTTACACAAAAAGGGAAGGGATACAGAAGTATGCTGGAAAGTTGTGTCCAAGCATACAAGATAGGTTGGAGAAATTGAAGGTTCAAAGTAAGGCATTTAGTGCTACCCCAGCTGGTAGTTTCCTTTATGAGGTAGGCA CCATTTATACAAACATTGAGACAACAGAAGACTATACCCACCCATGctacttcaaagaaacttacatgGAGACATACAAGGAGGTACTTCCTCCCATGCCTGGCCAGTCAAAATGGGCTGAGACTGGACAGCCTGCTCCCCTGGCACCTCACATATACAAACCACCAGGCAGACCAcccaagcaaagaaagaggGCTTCTGATGAGCTTAGGAACCCTTACAAAGCAAGTAGACTGAACAGACCTGTAAGATATGGGAAATGCAAAAAGGAAGGGCATAATTCAAGAGGGTGCAAGGCTGGCATTACTGGGGAGACACCATGA